The Pseudomonas sp. MH9.2 genomic interval GCGCCCACGTCTGCACGGGTTTCAGTTCCGGCCGCAGCACCTGCCAGGCCCTATGTTGCCGTGGGAAAAGCGATCAAGAACATCGATTTCCAGCGCGGTGAGTTGGGGGAAGGTAACGTCATCATCGAACTGAGTGACCCAGGCATCGCCCCGGACATTCAGGAGCAAGGTGGCAAAATCCGGGTCAATTTCGCGAAAACCCAGCTCCCGGACCCCTTGCGCGTTCGGTTGGATGTCAAGGATTTCGCCACGCCTGTGCAGTTCGTCAATGCCAGCGTAGCGGGTGACAAGGCCAGTATCAGCATCGAGCCGACTGGCGCGTTTGATTATTCGGCCTATCAGACCGATAACAAACTGACCATCAGTGTGCGGCCGTTGACGTCCGAAGACCTGGATCGTCGAAATGCAGACAAGCCGATCTACACCGGAGAAAAGCTGTCGCTGAACTTCCAGGACATCGACGTTCGCTCGGTCTTGCAGCTGATTGCCGATTTTACCAACCTCAATCTGGTGGCCAGCGACACAGTGCAGGGCGGGATCACCTTGCGCTTGCAGAACGTGCCGTGGGATCAGGCGCTGGATCTGGTACTGAAAACCAAAGGACTGGATAAACGCAAGATCGGCAATGTCCTGTTAGTCGCGCCTGCGGATGAAATCGCCGCTCGCGAACGTCAGGAACTGGAGTCGATGAAGCAGATTGCCGAGTTGGCGCCGTTGCGCCGCGAGCTGCTGCAAGTGAATTACGCCAAGGCGGCCGACATCGCCAAGCTGTTCCAGTCGGTGACCAGCGCTGAGACCAAAGCCGATGAGCGCGGCTCGATCACCGTCGATGACCGGACGAACAACATCATTGCCTACCAGACTCAGGACCGTCTCGATGAGCTGCGCAGGATTGTTTCGCAGCTGGATATCCCCGTGCGACAGGTGATGATCGAGGCACGCATCGTCGAGGCCAACGTCGATTATGACAAGGCGCTGGGCGTGCGCTGGGGAGGTTCGAGCAATCGCAGCGGTAGCAACAATGCGACTGTCGGCGGCAAAGGTACGGTGACCGGCGCCAATGGTGTCGTCACTAACTCCAACTCACCTTTCGTCGATCTGGGCGCTGCCAACGCGACGTCCGGGATCGGTATCGCTTTCGTGACCGATAACGTGCTGCTGGACCTTGAGTTGAGTGCCATGGAGAAAACCGGTAACGGTGAGATCGTTTCCCAACCCAAGGTCGTGACCTCCGATAAAGAGACCGCGAAGATCCTCAAGGGGACTGAAGTCCCGTATCAGGAAGCCAGTTCCAGTGGCGCGACGTCGGTGTCTTTCAAAGAGGCGTCGCTGTCCCTGGAGGTGACGCCGCAAATCACCCCTGATAACCGCATTATCATGGAGGTCAAGGTTACCAAGGATGAGCCGGATTACATCAATACCGTGCTGGGTGTACCGCCAATCAAGAAAAACGAAGTCAACGCCAAGGTGCTGGTGGCTGACGGCGAAACCATCGTCATCGGCGGTGTTTTCTCTAATACGCAGAGTAAAATCGTCGACAAGGTGCCATTTCTTGGCGATGTGCCGTATGTTGGCCGGCTTTTCCGGCGTGACGTTGTTTCAGAGAAAAAATCCGAGCTGCTGGTATTCCTGACTCCGCGTATCATGAACAACCAGGCGATTGCTGTGAGTCGTTGATTCTGTGCGAAATTTGATACTTGTTGGACCGATGGGGGCGGGCAAAAGCACCATCGGTCGCTTGCTGGCCAAAGAGCTGCGACTACCGTTCAAAGATTCCGACAAGGAAATTGAGCTGCGTACCGGCGCCAATATCCCGTGGATTTTCGATAAGGAAGGCGAGCCGGGCTTTCGCGACCGCGAGCAGGCGGTGATTGCTGAGCTGTGCGAGTCCGATGGTGTCGTGCTGGCGACCGGTGGTGGCGCAGTGATGCGCAGTGAAAACCGTCAGGCGCTGCATGCCGGAGGGCGTGTGGTGTATTTGCACGCCTCGGTCGAGCAGCAGGTCGAACGTACAGCCCGTGATCGCAATCGGCCGTTGCTGCGTAACGCCGATCCGGCACGGGTATTGCGCGATCTGCTGGCAATCCGTGATCCGCTCTACCGGGAAATCGCCGATCTTGTGGTGGAAACCGATGAGCGGCCGCCGCGGATGGTGGTGCTGGACATCCTTACGCGTCTGGCCGAGCTTGCTCCTCGTTAATGTGCGCGTCGAAATGCGCTATCCTCCGGCACATTAAGCCCGCGCCGCAGCGTGGCGTAAGGCCATGATTTTATAACCAGAATTCAGCGATGGCGCGACACGCGCACTTGTTAAACAACGTGGGGACACATGCAGACACTTAAGGTCGAGCTTGGCGAGCGAAGCTATCCGATTCACATTGGCGAAGGCTTGTTGGATCGGCTTGATCTGCTGGCGCCGCACATCGCCGGACGACAAGTGGCGATTGTTTCCAATGCGACTGTCGCGCCACTCTACCTTGAGCGATTGACTCGCACGCTGAGCACTTACAACGTGCTGCCCGTAGTGCTTCCCGATGGCGAAGCCTTCAAAAACTGGGAAACCCTGCAAACCATTTTCGATGCCTTGCTCACCGCTCGGCATGACCGCCGTACCACTGTTATCGCCTTGGGTGGCGGGGTGGTGGGCGATATGGCTGGTTTTGCTGCGGCCTGCTATCAGCGCGGCGTGGATTTCATCCAGGTGCCCACCACCTTGCTGTCCCAAGTGGATTCGTCGGTGGGTGGCAAGACCGGCATCAACCATCCGCTGGGCAAGAACATGGTGGGTGCGTTCTATCAGCCCAATGTGGTGCTGATTGATACGACGACGCTCAATACCCTGCCTGCGCGCGAGTTGTCGGCGGGGCTGGCTGAGGTCATCAAGTACGGCCTGATCTGCGATGAGCCGTTCCTGACCTGGCTGGAAGAAAATGTCGATCAGTTGCGGGCCCTCGATCAGGCGGCCCTGACGGTTGCAATCGAGCGCTCCTGTGCGGCCAAGGCCGCGGTGGTGGGCGCCGATGAGCGAGAGACGGGGGTGCGCGCGACGCTTAACCTGGGTCACACCTTCGGCCACGCTATCGAAACCCACATGGGTTATGGCGTCTGGCTGCACGGTGAAGCCGTGGCGGCGGGTACGGTGATGGCGCTTGAGATGTCTGCGCGTCTCGGCTGGATCACCCAGCAAGAACGTGATCGCGGGATTCGTCTGTTCCAGCGCGCCGGGCTGCCAGTCGTGCCGCCAGAAGAGATGACTGTGGATGACTTCCTCGAACACATGGCAATTGACAAGAAGGTGATCGATGGTCGCTTGCGCCTGGTCCTGCTGCGGCGGATCGGCGAAGCCGTTGTGACTGCCGATTATCCAAAAGAAGTATTACAGGCCACGCTGGGGGCGGACTACCGCGCCTTGGTGGATCAGCTTAGAGGTTAATGAAAATCCATGACTAGTTTGCACGCCGACGAGGCCTTCCTCGGCCATTACCAGTTGAGTCATGACCCCTTTGCAACGCGGGTACCTGGCTTCAAGTTCTTCCCGGCTCAGCGCAAACCCGTGCTCGGTCAGCTTCATCACCTGGCGCGCTATAGCCAGTTGCTGCTTGTAGTCACAGGCCCGCACGGCAGCGGTAAAACGTTGCTGCGCCAGGCGCTGGTCGCCAGCACCAACAAACAATCGGTGCAGAGCGTGGTGGTTTCTGCGCGTGGCGCCAGCGACGCTGCAGGTGTCATGCGTCAGGTCGCTCAGGCCCTAAACGTGGTTCAGCCGGAAATGCGTGCGATCCTGTCTCAGGTCGTGCAATTGGCGCTGACCGGACAGGAGGTCTATTTATTGGTGGACGACGCCGAACAACTCGGCGAATCCGCACTCGAAGCTTTGCTCGGGTTGGCAGCAGGTACGCCTGAAGGTCGCCCGCATGTGTTCCTGTTCGGCGAGTCGTCATTGATCGACCGTCTGGAGCAGCTCAGCGCCGAGGAAGAGCGTTTTCACGTCATTGAGTTGCAACCGTACACCGAAGAAGAAACCCGCGAGTACCTGGCTCAGCGCCTGGACGGTGCAGGTCAAGGCATCGAGTTGTTCACGGCTGATCAGATCACCGATATCCATGAGCGCTCCGATGGTTGGCCGGGCGCGATCAACCAGGTCGCCCGCGATGCAATGATCGAAGCGATGATCGCCAGCCGCACTGCGGTCAAGCGTCCAAGTATGGGGTTCAAGATGCCGAAGAAACATGTGTTGGCTTTGGGTGCAGTAGTCGTGGTCGGGATAATGGCCGCATGGTTGATGCCAGGCCGTAGCAACAACAGCGCCACCGCGCCTGCAGCGCCGCCAGCGAATGCGCAAGCACAACTGCCACTGGGTCAGGGGCAGCCGACTGCTCAGCAATCGAATAATCAGGGTGGTCCGGCCATTGAGTTTGCCGGTAACTCGCAGCCGATGCCTTTGCCGTTGGTAGGTAAATCGCAGCCCGTCATGCGTGGGCCATTGGCCGAGGCAGCTGGCAATGCAGAGGATGATGAGCCGGGTCCCGCTGGCGGCACCTCGCGTCAGCCGCCTACAGTCACCACCACGGCTCCGCCAGTAGGTGTGCCAGCAGGCCCGGCACCGACTCCGGCGCCAGCCCGTCCGGCTGCAGCTGTTGCCGCTGCCAAGCCAGTAGCGCCAGTCGTCAAGCCAGCGCCCGTTCAGGTCGCGACAGCCAAGCCAGCGCCAAAAGTGGCGGAAAAAGTAACGGAAAAACCTGCTGCCTCCTCCGCGCCAGCCTCGGGTGGTAACTGGTACGCCGGTCAGGCGCCGGGCCATTATGTCGTGCAAATTGTGGGTACAAGCTCGGAAGCCGCTGCTCAGGCGATCATTAAAGAGAACGGTGGCGAGTACCGGTATTTCAAGAAAAACCTGCAAGGCAAACCACTGTATGTAGTGACCTACGGTAACTTTTCTGACCGCGCTGCTGCCCTTGCAGCCATCAAGGTATTGCCAGCCAAGGTTCAGGCTGGTAAACCTTGGCCTCGTACTGTCGCCAGCGTCCAACAGGAACTGGCTGCAACGCACTGAAGTCGCAGCGGCCTTATCCAGGCCGCCTGCACTGCTCCCCCGGAATATCGCATGTGCGTGCTGCTTTCGAGCAGCGCGCCTTGTGGTGTCTGCGTCCCGGACGTCATAAATGTTCTTGGGCTCGCAGGCCGGGCTCGTAAAAATGTTTTGACTAGCACATTATCTGGCCTTAAACCTTTCATTAATGCGACATAGATTTACGGCTGCTGGTCGTTAAGTTTGTGAGCTTTTGTGTCGATGTGTACAATGACCTCCCTTTTGCCCCCGCAAAGCTGGCATACGTTCGGCGCGGTTGGTAAGTGGTTGAATTGAAAAGAAATTTGCCTCGACAAGAGGCAGCCTGGTGAGAAAGTGTCTATGAAAGCAGGTCTGTACCATCCAGATGAATTCAAGGATAACTGTGGTTTCGGCCTGATTGCGCACATGCAAGGCGAACCCAGTCATAACCTGTTGCAAACGGCTATCGAAGCCCTGACCTGCATGACCCACCGTGGTGGGATCAACGCTGACGGCAAGACCGGCGACGGCTGTGGCCTGCTGATACAGAAGCCGGATGCATTCCTGCGCGCAATGGCCAGCGAACACTTCGGCATCGACCTGCCCAAGCAGTACGCCGTCGGCATGGTGTTCTTCAACCAGGACACCGCCAAGGCAGAAGCTGCGCGCGCGAACATGAATCGCGAAATCCAGGCCGCTGGCCTGCAACTGATCGGTTGGCGCAAAGTGCCGATCGACACCAGCGTACTCGGCCGCCTGGCCCTGGAGCGCCTGCCGCAAATCGAGCAGGTGTTCATCGGTGGCGAAGGCCTGAGCGATCAACAGTTCGCCATCAAACTGTTCAGCTCCCGTCGCCGTTCGTCGGTGTCCAACGCCGCAGACACCGATCACTACATCTGCAGTTTTTCGCACAAGACCATCATCTACAAAGGCTTGATGATGCCGGCGGACCT includes:
- the pilQ gene encoding type IV pilus secretin PilQ, with amino-acid sequence MTRIFSVVGISLWIAMVSPMLQAANLKALDVAALPGDRVELKLTFDGPIPAPRGYTTEQPARIALDLPGVTSQLATKSRDLGVGNARSVVVVEAKDRTRVIINMTVLAPYSSRVEGNNLFVVVGQGAASAQGIKPSAAPTSARVSVPAAAPARPYVAVGKAIKNIDFQRGELGEGNVIIELSDPGIAPDIQEQGGKIRVNFAKTQLPDPLRVRLDVKDFATPVQFVNASVAGDKASISIEPTGAFDYSAYQTDNKLTISVRPLTSEDLDRRNADKPIYTGEKLSLNFQDIDVRSVLQLIADFTNLNLVASDTVQGGITLRLQNVPWDQALDLVLKTKGLDKRKIGNVLLVAPADEIAARERQELESMKQIAELAPLRRELLQVNYAKAADIAKLFQSVTSAETKADERGSITVDDRTNNIIAYQTQDRLDELRRIVSQLDIPVRQVMIEARIVEANVDYDKALGVRWGGSSNRSGSNNATVGGKGTVTGANGVVTNSNSPFVDLGAANATSGIGIAFVTDNVLLDLELSAMEKTGNGEIVSQPKVVTSDKETAKILKGTEVPYQEASSSGATSVSFKEASLSLEVTPQITPDNRIIMEVKVTKDEPDYINTVLGVPPIKKNEVNAKVLVADGETIVIGGVFSNTQSKIVDKVPFLGDVPYVGRLFRRDVVSEKKSELLVFLTPRIMNNQAIAVSR
- the aroK gene encoding shikimate kinase AroK, producing the protein MRNLILVGPMGAGKSTIGRLLAKELRLPFKDSDKEIELRTGANIPWIFDKEGEPGFRDREQAVIAELCESDGVVLATGGGAVMRSENRQALHAGGRVVYLHASVEQQVERTARDRNRPLLRNADPARVLRDLLAIRDPLYREIADLVVETDERPPRMVVLDILTRLAELAPR
- the aroB gene encoding 3-dehydroquinate synthase, which produces MQTLKVELGERSYPIHIGEGLLDRLDLLAPHIAGRQVAIVSNATVAPLYLERLTRTLSTYNVLPVVLPDGEAFKNWETLQTIFDALLTARHDRRTTVIALGGGVVGDMAGFAAACYQRGVDFIQVPTTLLSQVDSSVGGKTGINHPLGKNMVGAFYQPNVVLIDTTTLNTLPARELSAGLAEVIKYGLICDEPFLTWLEENVDQLRALDQAALTVAIERSCAAKAAVVGADERETGVRATLNLGHTFGHAIETHMGYGVWLHGEAVAAGTVMALEMSARLGWITQQERDRGIRLFQRAGLPVVPPEEMTVDDFLEHMAIDKKVIDGRLRLVLLRRIGEAVVTADYPKEVLQATLGADYRALVDQLRG
- a CDS encoding AAA family ATPase gives rise to the protein MTSLHADEAFLGHYQLSHDPFATRVPGFKFFPAQRKPVLGQLHHLARYSQLLLVVTGPHGSGKTLLRQALVASTNKQSVQSVVVSARGASDAAGVMRQVAQALNVVQPEMRAILSQVVQLALTGQEVYLLVDDAEQLGESALEALLGLAAGTPEGRPHVFLFGESSLIDRLEQLSAEEERFHVIELQPYTEEETREYLAQRLDGAGQGIELFTADQITDIHERSDGWPGAINQVARDAMIEAMIASRTAVKRPSMGFKMPKKHVLALGAVVVVGIMAAWLMPGRSNNSATAPAAPPANAQAQLPLGQGQPTAQQSNNQGGPAIEFAGNSQPMPLPLVGKSQPVMRGPLAEAAGNAEDDEPGPAGGTSRQPPTVTTTAPPVGVPAGPAPTPAPARPAAAVAAAKPVAPVVKPAPVQVATAKPAPKVAEKVTEKPAASSAPASGGNWYAGQAPGHYVVQIVGTSSEAAAQAIIKENGGEYRYFKKNLQGKPLYVVTYGNFSDRAAALAAIKVLPAKVQAGKPWPRTVASVQQELAATH